A region of Takifugu rubripes chromosome 6, fTakRub1.2, whole genome shotgun sequence DNA encodes the following proteins:
- the fgf10a gene encoding fibroblast growth factor 10a, which produces HTGGFTSSSCPQHRAGAAAAAARRVFTALVTLGSPDRGGVSRQAGRGSFSHSRSLSQHPHQHAPTPEHLHSAPSSTTMCRWTVTQGAPAACSSSYPCFRPPSLLSLTFVLLFVLLGPSSSPCAASVRPEEARDAPGATPPPPPGVFVPHPSHIPSLHASSARLPRATNASSATVVGRHVRSSYNHLQGDVRRRKLFSYQKFFLRIDKKGKVNGTKSEDDPYSILEIKSVDVGVVAIRGLGSNYYLAISKKGELYGARDFGPDCRLIERIEENKYNTYASAEWRNKKKHMFVGLNANGKPMRGKKTRRKNTATHFLPIVVQPR; this is translated from the exons CACACGGGGGGcttcacctccagcagctgcccCCAGCACAGAgcaggcgccgccgccgccgccgcccggcGGGTTTTCACAGCCTTGGTGACGTTGGGGTCCCCAGACAGAGGAGGTGTctccaggcaggcaggcagggggAGTTTCTCCcactctcgctccctctcccagCACCCACATCAGCATGCCCCAACCCCTGAGCACCTCCACAGCGCTCCCAGCTCCACTACCATGTGTAGATGGACAGTGACACAAGGTGCACCGgccgcctgctcctcctcctaccCCTGCTTCAggcctccttccctcctctccctcaccttcgtcctcctcttcgtcctgcTCGGACCCTCCTCGTCCCCGTGTGCCGCGTCCGTACGGCCTGAGGAAGCTCGCGATGCCCCGGGAGcgacgccgccgccaccgccgggCGTCTTCGTCCCGCACCCGTCACATATTCCATCACTACACGCCTCTTCCGCCAGGTTGCCCCGGGCGACCAACGCGTCTTCTGCAACGGTGGTCGGGCGCCACGTGCGGAGCAGCTACAACCACCTCCAGGGAGACGTGCGCAGGAGGAAACTCTTCTCCTACCAGAAGTTCTTCCTTCGCATCGACAAGAAGGGAAAAGTCAACGGCACCAAAAGTGAGGACGATCCGTACA GTATTCTGGAGATCAAGTCAGTGGACGTGGGGGTGGTGGCCATCAGGGGCCTCGGCAGCAACTACTACCTGGCCATCAGCAAGAAGGGGGAGCTCTACGGAGCG agGGACTTCGGGCCGGACTGCCGCCTGATCGAACGCATCGAGGAGAACAAGTACAACACCTACGCCTCGGCGGAGTGGCGCAACAAGAAGAAGCACATGTTCGTGGGGCTCAACGCCAATGGCAAACCGATGAGGGGGAAGAAAACCCGCCGGAAAAACACGGCCACGCACTTCCTGCCCATCGTCGTGCAACCTCGATGA